A DNA window from Ranitomeya imitator isolate aRanImi1 chromosome 2, aRanImi1.pri, whole genome shotgun sequence contains the following coding sequences:
- the PTGES3L gene encoding putative protein PTGES3L isoform X2 has product MRQPAKVLWYDRAKYVFLEFCVENSQNVKVDIEDHKVIFSCLNEDNIPIYNEIVVYDRIQPKDSREKRSDRSITCFLRKWKEKVAWPRLTKDNHKPAWLSVDFDNWRDWDTEEEGEMALAEHYLDLINNVKDKGAPPSMDDLDDLDDDI; this is encoded by the exons GCAACCAGCTAAAGTTCTTTGGTATGACCGAGCGAAGTACGTGTTTCTGGAATTCTGTGTTGAGAACAGCCAAAATGTAAAGGTGGACATAGAAGACCATAAGGTCATTTTCAG TTGTCTAAATGAAGATAACATTCCTATCTATAATGAGATTGTGGTGTACGACAGAATACAACCAAAG GATTCCAGAGAGAAACGCTCGGACCGGTCAATTACTTGTTTCCTCAGGAAATGGAAAGAGAAAGTAGCTTGGCCAAGACTAACCAAGGACAATCACAAG CCTGCCTGGTTATCTGTGGACTTTGACAACTGGAGAGACTGGGATACAGAAGAGGAAGGAGAAATGGCATTAGCAGAACATTACCTGGAT TTGATTAACAACGTGAAGGATAAGGGAGCACCCCCTAGTATGGATGACCTGGACGATTTGGAT GATGATATATGA